In Erigeron canadensis isolate Cc75 chromosome 7, C_canadensis_v1, whole genome shotgun sequence, one DNA window encodes the following:
- the LOC122606962 gene encoding rho GTPase-activating protein 5-like, with protein sequence MTEILQSPLQVSCSQSSILDDNDVLLQQTSSSSNHFSPSSTSSLINPCSNLYAIGVSICNNINTNTNNNSISQERERKKRREREDQGGSEVSILDVFVTVFRKSFVGSCNSVKFQDYSSDNNNSTKKSSKMEIGVPTDVRHVAHVTFDRFNGFLGLPVEFEPEVPRRPPSASTSVFGVSTESMQLSFDSRGNSVPTILLMMQRRLYAQGGLQAEGIFRINGDNGQEEQIREQLNKGEVPENIDVHSLAGLIKAWFRELPNGVLDSIEPEQVMQAQSEEECARLVRLLPPTEASLMNWAVNLMADVAQLEHFNKMNARNIAMVFAPNMTQMADPLTALMYAVQVMNFLRTLIVKTLREREDVIVEAGPASRFDHFEEDNGPHCSFRGTVDETNEMNTGEDQDFSIKEPTLESHEDTPQDESASERQSESQRQSQTNTFEEETSPTVAEGGARVVGAPKTRNPQVSNSNYKKGLRKNVEKSKGSTIVSRLNSRTERIEAWR encoded by the exons atgacagaAATACTTCAATCCCCACTTCAAGTATCTTGTTCTCAAAGCTCTATACTAGATGACAATGATGTTTTACTTCaacaaacatcatcatcaagtAATCATTTTTCTCCATCTTCTACATCTTCTCTTATTAACCCTTGTTCCAATTTGTATGCAATAGGTGTATCTATATGCAATAATattaatacaaatacaaataataatagtatatcACAAGAAAGGGAAAGGAAAAAGAGGAGAGAAAGAGAAGATCAAGGAGGAAGTGAAGTGTCAATTTTGGATGTTTTTGTGACAGTTTTTAGGAAATCTTTTGTTGGGTCTTGTAATAGTGTCAAGTTTCAAGATTATAGTAGTGACAATAATAATAGtacaaaaaaatcatcaaaaatggAGATTGGTGTGCCTACAGATGTTAGGCATGTTGCTCATGTTACTTTTGATAGGTTCAATGGGTTTCTTGGTTTGCCTGTTGAGTTTGAACCTGAGGTTCCAAGAAGACCTCCTAGTGCCAG TACAAGCGTGTTTGGGGTCTCAACTGAATCTATGCAGCTCTCCTTCGATTCTAGAGGAAACAGTGTGCCCACAATTCTTTTAATGATGCAGAGGCGCTTGTATGCTCAAGGAGGCCTTCAG GCAGAAGGAATCTTTCGAATCAATGGTGATAACGGGCAAGAGGAGCAAATAAGGGAGCAATTGAACAAAGGAGAGGTGCCTGAAAACATTGATGTACACAGCTTGGCAGGGCTAATTAAG GCGTGGTTCAGGGAACTGCCAAACGGGGTACTCGACTCGATTGAGCCTGAGCAGGTGATGCAAGCCCAGTCAGAAGAAGAGTGCGCTCGGCTCGTGAGGCTGCTCCCGCCAACTGAAGCTTCATTGATGAATTGGGCTGTAAATCTGATGGCCGATGTTGCTCAACTCGAACATTTTAACAAGATGAATGCCCGTAACATTGCTATGGTGTTTGCACCCAACATGACTCAG ATGGCGGATCCATTGACTGCATTGATGTATGCTGTGCAAGTTATGAACTTTTTGAGGACATTGATTGTGAAGACGCTGAGGGAACGAGAAGATGTTATAGTGGAGGCAGGACCCGCGTCACGGTTTGATCATTTTGAAGAAGACAACGGCCCCCATTGTTCATTTCGTGGGACGGTTGACGAAACCAATGAGATGAACACTGGGGAGGATCAAGATTTTTCTATCAAAGAACCCACCTTGGAAAGCCATGAGGATACTCCTCAGGATGAATCCGCTTCTGAACGTCAAAGTGAAAGTCAAAGACAAAGTCAGACTAATACGTTTGAAGAAGAAACCAGTCCTACAGTGGCAGAAGGTGGTGCTAGGGTGGTTGGAGCTCCTAAGACTAGAAATCCACAGGTGAGCAACTCCAACTATAAGAAAGGATTGAGAAAAAATGTAGAGAAAAGCAAAGGAAGCACGATTGTGAGCCGTCTAAACTCAAGAACTGAGAGGATTGAAGCCTGGCGGTGA
- the LOC122607689 gene encoding 4'-phosphopantetheinyl transferase HetI-like, translated as MLSYICKRVLNMNLHCFDQRMYSTSTFSPLKLPSRMETHLWYVLPKEVKSHSLLNQYVDLLSPLEKDHILSIHHDELRKSALLARVLVRTTIARYQLHSQVSPRSLEFKKNAHGKPEIVWQNNGDWHPPSLHFNLSHTSSLIACGVSVDSPIGIDVEEKQRRLKNNILSFAKRYFSCEEVDVLNAISDPEVQRQEFFKLWTLKEAYVKALGRGFSGAPFNTFTIRFGASNPSLEDSATVIVPLENPTTLTTNWQFAQVELAGSHYGAICREINELSRGAPIELIVRKTIPLVKEHCVMG; from the exons ATGCTTTCATATATTTGCAAACGGGTTTTAAACATGAACCTACATTGCTTTGATCAGAGGATGTATTCTACTTCAACCTTTTCACCATTAAAACTTCCGTCTCGAAT GGAAACACATCTTTGGTATGTATTACCAAAGGAAGTGAAGAGTCATTCACTACTAAATCAATATGTTGACCTTCTATCGCCGCTAGAGAAAGACCACATTTTGAGCATTCATCATGATGAACTGCGTAAGAGTGCTTTGCTAGCTCGTGTGCTTGTTCGTACTACTATAGCTAGAT ATCAGTTACATTCTCAAGTCAGCCCAAGGTCTCTTGAGTTTAAAAAGAACGCTCATGGGAAACCCGAG ATAGTATGGCAAAACAACGGTGATTGGCATCCACCGTCGCTGCATTTTAATCTGTCCCATACATCATCTCTGATAGCATGTGGAGTGTCTGTTGACTCACCA atTGGTATTGATGTAGAAGAAAAGCAAAGGAGGttgaaaaacaatattttatcCTTTGCCAAGCGCTACTTTTCTTGTGAAGAAGTGGATGTTTTAAATGCAATTTCAGACCCCGAAGTTCAGCGGCAGGAGTTCTTCAAACTATGGACACTAAAG GAAGCATATGTTAAAGCATTGGGAAGAGGCTTCTCAGGTGCTCCTTTCAACACATTTACTATTAGGTTCGGTGCTTCAAATCCAAGTCTTGAG GATTCTGCAACAGTCATTGTGCCTCTAGAGAACCCAACCACACTTACAACCAATTGGCAATTTGCACAGGTAGAACTGGCTGGTTCTCATTATGGCGCCATATGTAGGGAGATCAACGAACTTTCCAGAG GGGCTCCAATAGAACTGATTGTTCGGAAGACAATTCCTCTAGTTAAAGAACATTGTGTGATGGGATAG